The following DNA comes from Anastrepha obliqua isolate idAnaObli1 chromosome 1, idAnaObli1_1.0, whole genome shotgun sequence.
ATGAATCGCCTTTTCATTAACATCAAAAACTTTCATAAAGTAACGTTTTCTCAGATACCAAAGCCATTTAGGTACGATGAAATTTATCTAATGCCACTCTTCAATCGGTTGACGAGATTAAGGACTTAGAAGTGCTTatcattcaaatttcaattttactttGCATATACCATGAGTTACATTACAGGATCCGGCACTGATTaccgtgcatcagctgtctgttagttggctaaattacAGTCCAGAGAATTGTTTACAagtgcgcggaagcattttgccgagagtaagcacgaaaaaataaaatcagtagTGGACTTCAAACGTACCAGAGTTAAGTCATAATATTTGGCTAGAATataacaaccagcgattgttcgtgagctcgagcaccttacagtaaataaagtttttttttatcgcaccattactcgatacaatgatactggtagcatcgcgtaacgtcatggaggtggtcatcaaaagactgcaacgtcacgtgaaatggttcaaagagtgaagaagcgacttgagcgaaatccccgacaaagtcccaatcaaatggcgaaggaAATGAAAATATCTAATCGTAGCATCTACtgcatactaaaaaattatctcaaagtcaaacctTACAGGACCCAAAAGgcacatgatctcacaccaaagcagcaacaagtcagacttgagaaagcgaagaagttgcttcacttggccaaaagcggtcaatttccgaacattgtgtttgaCGAGAAAATTGTTCGagttgagcaattcgtaaactcccaaagcgataggatttatttgaccgactgttcatacgagaatttgagtcatcgatttgCCACCAGAAGGGAGCCCGCCACAGGTAATCGTTTGGAACACTGTAACCGCCGATGAGCACttttcaatcgttttcatcgaacctggcgtcaaggtaaatgtgaaatattatcgcgaaagtattctggaggttgctttgaagccgtgggcaccagcaacgccgtcagaattgggaaggacctccgctttcagacagggtgactccctgtcgtatgacttctttaacctgatgttgaagAGGattgtacgagccgcagaacttaatcgctcaggctcaatattttataatgatattgacatcatcggccttaacaaccgcgctgttagttctgccttctccaaactggataaagaggcaaaactaatgggtctggtggtgaacgaggacaaaacgaagtacatcctgtcatcaaacaaacagtcggcgcaatcgcgtatcggcacccacgtcactgttgacagttataatttcgatgtTGTAAAAGACATCGtgtattaacaccgataacaatgtcagccttgaaatccaacgcagaatatctcttgccagcaagtgctactttggactaagtaggcaaatgagcagtaaagtcctctctcgacgaacaaaactagcacTCTACAAAGCTTTCATCATGCccgccctaacgtatggcgcagaagcttggacgatgacaacatccgatgaagcgacgcttggagtgtttgagagaaagattctgcgtaagattttttgacctttgcacattggcaacggcgaatatcgcaggcgatggaacgatgagcagtatgagctttacgacgacatagacatagcgcagcgaataaagatccagcggctacgttggctgggtcatgtcgtccgaatggatacaaacgctccggctttgaaagtgttcgatgcgataccaggtggtggtagcagaggaagaggaaggcctcctctgcgttggaaagaccaggtggagaaggacttggcttcacttgatgtgtccaactggcaccggttactacgagaaagaaacgactggcgcgctttgctcAACTCGGCCAAAAaggcgtaagcggttatcgcgccaattaagaataaGAAGACTTATCGGATGCAAAATCAATACTCTACAATAGATTGAAGTACTATTTTCTGTGTAATAATGTAGCATAATCTTATTGGAATTTACTCttatttggtaatttttcaaaatgtctgTAACATTTAACACtagacataaataaataataaaactagtCATCTTCCCGCTTATGgcaatcaaaattaattttgagcTGATCCTATAATACATTTATGCTTGAAATTGATAGTATTGAGCTGTTCAGTCGAATTAATAATACTACTACTATCTAACGAATTCGaacaagttttcaaccgatgtatggccctctttgaacgatttgtaccactgcaaaacacgtgcacgcgatagagcagagtccccataggttgtctgcaacatttttaaggcgtctgaagccgaaattttgttggaataacaaaatttcaaacaaattctttgttcaacttgaatttccatcgttaaattcgaagaacacactagagcttgacttgtttacagtagcacagaaaacaaactatgtgacatatcacgctgaaatttgccatgtaagcttataacagtcctaccaaaaaacaaaaaatttatttttgccatatgtcatccgcggaccgttttattgataacgtctcgttcatatttcagCAGAAGGTATTATATATAGAGCCCAATGAATGAACCATTCTGGTACTTTTATCCGGAAAacgctgtatatatgtatgtatatgattatATACCAGTCTATAGACTAATCTAAAATTGATGCTGGAATGACGACTACAAATCCTTACTGAAAAATTTAGAATCTTTGTCTTCCGATTTCGTTCCACCACAATCTCTTGGTGTTGTTTAGATGCATAATTgcttgaaatatgtatgtatacacgttccatttgaagtggaagcatttttttcttaaaataactacattttcttttcaaagaCCATGCAAATGAccacatttggcttcaattgtTCTCGTTTTCGACGTTTCCATCACATTAGTCAGTGTTTCAGCCAATATGGTTGCGAATTCACATCGTCTCGGTTTTCAATTGGCTTCGATGTTATAAGCGGAATGTCTAGTTCGTTGGCTGAATCGGTGGCTGGCATTACTAAGACTTCCAGAACCAACAAATTTAGCGCATGCTACACACCTTATAACTATAAATGCTTTAAgtttgtcttccaatgcgttaattgaagcaggattGTCTGAATAgtcatgagctttaacatagccccacaaaaaataatctaaaggcgttatatcgcacgatctgggtgaccaattgacaggtcccgaacgtgaaataaaatgttaaccGAGCTCCCAACAAgttcattgttacgcgtgctgtgtggcatgtagcatgtcatgcaagtcaaactcttgcattttgggcaaaaacaagttggatatcatttcacggtagcgctcactattcacagttacgttacgattcgcagcatctttgaagacatacggtccaatgatacctccagcccataaaccgcaccaaactgtgaccttttttggatacattggttgctcttgcaattcttctggctgatcttcactccaaaatcgacaattctgcttatttacgtacccattgatccaaaaatgagcttcgtcgctgaacacaatttttcgactttaaactttcttaacagaaaacaatttttataataaaattcaatgattcgcaagcgttgttcgtttgtaagacgattcatggttaaattatattccaaactgaagatgtttgacagtgaaacaaaacacgaaacgtgcgtcagctgtttaaaccaactgtttaaaaagataatagctaaaaaatcaccctttatgtgagataccggccgaaacattggaaagagtatgccaaaattggactaagccaatggaccatttgaagcgcagtcgtggtcaacatttgcatgaaataatcttcaaacattaaattatatggactgttctatcgatttaaataaaaatttcacgcatttttctgaattttacgtgtggtttttgaaaaactttgttatagctcttaaaaaatcaccctttattattaaaacaaaacgtgtattttgtattaaaaacaaaaaaaactgttacAAGTGCTATAGGTGAtaatattaaatagtttttggttttaaaacattctagttgttgtagttgttgtagcagttcattaaattttgccaGGCGCATTGATGCCATCGATTGTCTTCGTCTATCTCATCTTACGCTGGGCACAGGAAATATAATCTTTCGTGCGGAGTACCTTTGATTCTGGATAAGTTAAGACCCTTTAGTTTaccttttccaataaaaaacgGCAACTCTGGAATCACTAAAGCTATATCCCAGTGAACAACATTAACGAGTGGTTAAGGAAATAAAGCTTTACAGTTTTCTGGAATTCATATCTcgaatatattttcaaagtgataattttttcagatgaatttttacaagaaataatttttactacTTCGAAGAAAACGAATATTCTGAATGTAAAAAGTGTAGACAATAGCAGCGCGGTATACTTGAGAACAACGCTACAAGCCATTACCGCTTCTCACAAGTTCCACAATACTAGTGACATGATACGACTTTAACGACTATTCTCCTAAAATGCGAAACTATTCTACTTCTCTCCATTCTTATTTCAAATCTAATTTTCATCTTCATTTAcgtttgcattatttttaaactGTTGCACTGAACAACTTGACGCTTtagcattattaaaaaaagctatCTAATATAACGATTATAATAATTACAAATTAAACACATTAGAAGCTGAGTTCCACCACAACAGCGAGTGTCCGAACTAGTACACGTATTCGTACAAATCATCGTAGTACGGCCGTATTATAGGCTTCGCAAGATACTCAAGACGTCTTAGATGCTCGCGCCATTGTCGATAGGTCATACGTCGACGCGGGGGCACCTCCTCAATCGGTGGCTCAGGTATCGGACAATGTTGCCGTAATGGTGGCACCATACGTGGTAATGCCAGCCGTAACATGTTCGCAGTTGGCTTGTAATTGAGCGCGGCACGTATGATGGGAAAGCGTAGCGTCGACCAGAATTCCGTCTCCAGTTCCAGATGATGAAACCACTTCGGTACTTTGGGTGGCGCAAATGGTCGACCGCGATCCTTTTTAGCTGGTTCTTTGAGCGATATTTTTGGCGCATACGGGTAATCAGGTGGAGGTGGATAGATATACTTTTCACGTGGATCTCTTGGTTCGCTTATTTTTGCAGCATGTTCCAACAATTCTGCGAGTgtatatgttttcttttttttctccttCTTTTTCTTAACATCAGTGGCTTTGGTAGTTGGTTTGTCACTGCAATGTGGTGGCGGTATTTCGCGTGGTGCTGCATTCTTCACGGCCCAGCGATAGAAACGGACCCAATCACGGCGTGTCATTGGACCACGCTTCTGCCAGCGTGTCACTTCACGCTTGGGTCGTGGGAAATTGAAATGTTTGGGTAGCGCATTCTTTTCGACCCACTCGAACCAGCGTGGACGTGGCTTTTCCTCCTCAGCTGGTTCGGCCTGTGAAGCTGTCAATGACATAGCGATGGCAGTGTTGTGTTAATTTGTCCTTACGTTTGAGAATAGAActcaaattgttgttttttttatttgtttttgtggaCGAAGTTTCGTAGGTTGACACTGGTTTTGTGGCTTATGGATTAGGCCAATGAAATGTTCTAACAATAACTACGTAGAGTAACTGTTGATGTAGCTGTTGATTTGGCTATTATACTTTTACTGCGTCAGTTGTTGATGGTGGTGGGGGTTAGGTTATGAGGCTACGCAGTGTAACTGTGAGCGGTAGTTGCGAGTCTTAAGTTTAACTCAGCTCGTTTCGGCGGTTATTTTAGCTGATGGTGCAATGGATTCTCCTGTCTTAACTGTTTAGCTGACgtacttcaaattaaaatatcgaACACTCTATTTTGGTTTTACTGAGGATTGTTCTACTTGAAGTACTACAATTTAGTTTGCGGCGTtgtaagttgtttttgttggtttgaTATTTGTTTGTATCGGTGGTTTGAAGCTGCTATTGTAGAGTTTTCGGATTTTACGGAGTTTTACGCCAAAATTTCAGCACAGAAATTTCGAATCGAAAAAACCGCTTTGATTATTTGTGTTTTGATTCAAATTCTATATATGCGCGCCGTTCTAATGCCaattattttccaatattttttatattcaaaaatattttttttaacttttcaaaaatttttgatttaaaaatactcGAATatgtgttttttctaataataaaaaGGATCCAAAATAACGTCGaaaatggaaacgaaaaaaCTAGATGAAACCACTTCGCCTCTCTAATGAAAGATGCAAAAAATGCAATGTGAATGTCTGCGGATTCTAAGTCCGCTAGACACCCACAACATTGAGAGTTTAGACAGCGATGTCGTGTTTAAAGAACGCGAGACAATGGAAGAGAACGTTTTCAACACTTAGCTGCAGCAAAAGTCATTAGAAGCAAATGGGTTTCCAATAGTACAAATGTTAAGTTTGTGAAATTCcgaagtttcgccaatatgcCGGTCATATGTTACCTAAGCTCTATGACTCTAATGAATTACTTCATAGAAGAGGCGGATTCACCATAAATTTAGTTGGtgctctcggcaggcaatggcaaaccgccgaacgtatttctgccatggaaaaactcctcgtaaaaaaacatctgccgtttggaggctGTGATTAACTGCTAAACATAGCGCTAAATGAACTCTTTTTGGTAGCTTAGgtactttatttttaaagcaaCGCGGTAGGTACTTCCGTAACCTACTATATGTTTGAAAGGCATTGGGGTCAGTTTGTCAAAATATCCATCTTTCACGCGTATTGCCCCAAATAGATGATCTATTGATTTAAGCGATATGTCAGGTTGTATTCTATATTGTTTTGGTCCTAGACATACCGAGCAAGTTCTTACTCATAAGCACACCCTTTAGAAAACCAAAtgtttttcctacaaattttacttttcctccacaaatttctaaaatttgcaGCCCAGTTTGCTAAGGGAGCCCACAGTGAGCCAGCCATTGACAATGTGCTTATTTGGCAATTTATCtgtgaattgatttatatgtattaGTAGTCTGCCTCCATTAACCCATAGGAAGCAAATTGAGAAATGTACCTGAGTTCTTTATTTCtagaaatctttttttatactgcttttggttTGGTTGCGTAGAAAATGAAtcctgcttttgaaaaaaatccttttacACTTATGTCAATTGTGACATTGCTGCTTTCAATATTCAATAGTACATCTCATAAAGTTTTCTTTACTGCTATTTGTGTATCCGCTAATTTGCTTTTGGTTTGATCAAATTTCCCCCTTCTTAGACCATCCCTGACCATCCAATCTCGTCCGAAATTTTGGTAATTCATAATATAACCTGAGATGTACTCCAATGCGTCTTCGCATAGTAAAATTCATCGACCTCAATACCGTCTtcgattttgttattgttcattTGGGTGACTATTTCATCTAACTCATTAAATTCTACAGAGGGATCTGCATAGTCAAACTCAAGGCCAAGCCACTTTGCGTTATCTTGGTTATACAAAATGAAGAATAGTCTAAGCTCTATGAAAGTGTAACTGGCATACTCCAAGGTAGTATAATGGACCTAATACTTTACTTGATTTACACACAGGATCTACCAATCACAGAGGAAACCATCGTCGGAACTTTTGCAGATTACACCGCCTTAATCGCTATAGACTCCCACCCTGAACAGGCTTCCCTCAAACTCCAGGAAAAACTTGATAAAATAGCTCAATGGCTGAAAGActggaaaataaaagttatCGAAACAAAATCTGCTCAAGCTACTTTTGCACTCAACCGAAACACTTGCCCACCTGCCAAACTCAATAAACTCTTGGCATGCATCACGACAGCAATCTCACATGGAAAACGCATATTTTCACCAAACACAAAGCACTTGGAAATGAACTTCGCAAACTATACTAGTTGATTAACCGAAATTCTCATGTTTTTCTCAAAAGTAAACTCTTAATCTACTCAGTGCTTTCCATACATTTGTAATAAAATGTCTCAGTTTTATGTACAAATATTCCTGAATGTTAAAAAAACctattgcaataaataaatggtttaaaaagaaaaaacaaaaaacttcgtGTTGCCGACTTCAACTTTAAGCGTCGTACTCAGTATTCTGGTATTATTTGGTAAAAGAACAATCATAACGTAcataataaatgtatatacataaatacaattatTTCAGCACAAAAACACGAATttcacgatatttttttttttttatgatgctCACACTCAtgaaaaggtttgctcagtaagcagctttctcattccctcttgacaaatcggctcccttagcaagacactgggttgctagctctagaaattttgactaaaagtggaggaaaagtaaaatttgtagaaaaaacatttcattttcaaaatggactgcttacgagcaacaactcgctcaagagttttcatcggtatgttcaggactatggcagtatgacatggaatacataccgTTTAAGTCAAGACATGATAGAGTATTTGACGCAATCCGAGATCGAGatggagaatttacaaagctttatttcttatgatgtggtgatttaaaCGGAACTCATGTTTTGCAGCTAGCGTTTGCTAAAGAGTTACAGCAGGGAGAATTATTGTATAGTCCCGACGCAATCGATTACATTGcagacctcattataaaaaagttggcagaacttgtttccaatgagcccaccttcctatggatggatgaagtgtccagaggaggcttagaaaagcacagtaccagtatgaaagagcttctcataaaaaacataaaaatcggcttaaaactgtagggccttccaattgtggaacgcgcgctacaaataggaggaggatctcggcgaaacacctaacagaattgtacgtgccaattatttaataggtctatggataagttcgtgcggttttacaacagatggcgtaacttgattattattccatcgatccacatttccaaacattcattggagagctactgtcgtaaggcacaaacgtcagtataagttttttatttgaagcgtaaacaacaatatttttaccacacttgaaaatgtcgaatttcgtgccaaataatgtgtttttgcggggaattctttaatatgaagaaaaaagcagccgaaagtcatcgtatcttggtggaagtttatggtgagcatgctctagctgagcgaacgtgccagaagtggtttgcacgctttaaaagtggtgattttggccgcgccgccaaagttcatggataccgaattggaggaattgctcgatcaagatccggctcaaacgcaagaagaggttgcaaaaactttgggagttgatcaatcaaccatttccaagcgtttaaaagccatgggaatgatccgaaattcaaatttcgaaaaaaaaccgcacgaacttattcatagacctattatttatttttaacaaaatagtttcatatttgcgaattaattcacaaaataaaatcttggattatgtgaaataatttcttgttttaatattagacttggcaatttccgctaacCACTTCTATCTAtaccattatttacattcaaatattaattaaaatttattttttaagtcgttcacagtttgtttccatttaagtaacaaaatactattttgctaccatttttcccaaaaaggatttaatttttccttttcttaaatacaaccttttgtaagggagtgtcaaaaatcgaatgtcactagtgagcaaacctttaataattgaatcatggctcacactcaccaacatAAACGTACGCCcgtgtcagctgacacgatgaaactaatgagaaccccatgtgaatgaattctcaccaccgttgcgttccgtagtatcgtagatcgttGACGTGGGATTTTGGATTGTTTACGTAGAaacgtgtcagctgattgctctctcactacacagtgttgccaaacagcacatttcgaaatcatttacaaaataaacttatacaaattttaatttttattaaaataacttaaaaacaaagttgaatAATGATAATTCcggataaatgaactattttcatttgttggttTTCGGCTTTGGTTtcttaaacaaagaaaaattgaaaaagtgtcgATACCacaaaacacatacacacataaaccgatgtttgtgtaaatatgtaaccaaaGGAAGCAGCTATTTTCTACGAGCACAAGtgttgctcaattttgtgtatccTACTGGCAACGGAAAGGGACCTCGATACGTTGGTGAGAATGAGCaccattagttttatttttctatagttAACTgcttaaaataattgttttccaAACTTCCAAAACTGAAAAGTAATTTCATTCGGGTTAAAACTAATGACATTTAAACTGGTCACAAACAGGGCACAATTCACAGCGATTTGCGCCTAGTCCGTAGCAAACACACAAACCAAACGCAAATCCGCAAACCATCGTTTCGTTGCGATCGTCATACTGTTAACACGGATGAAGCGATTGCTCTGGCAGTTATTTACATgtgcattaaaaaaaacgaaaaaaggacAACCAGCAGGCTTGGATGAAAGAATGGTTGTAAAATAGGAACAATCATTCTTATATTAAGTTGTTAAGAAATATGGAAATGACTGCCCCAGGgtatcaaatttttgtttaacactTGTAATTTTTCCGCTTACTCTTATATCGACGACGGTCagcaaaaaatgagaaaatctaCAAACTGCCCCACAAACTAGCAACGAATCCcaggtaaatgaaaattttcaatttcttggGATATGTGCCCGCAATTCGCAACACATGATGGATTTTCTCCCAACTGCAACAAACCGCTGGGAATTGTAGCCAGCCAGTTTGTGGTCAGctttaatgcaaatttttccAATGCATTTCACGAATAGTCAAATAAAtacgtttacatttttttttggttacttGACTCACTGTATACactgttttattattaaatcatGAGCCAGAACcataaatgtgcatatgtaacgaCACTAGAttcgatatttatttatttatttttatttatgaaggtATATAACATAATGGGCGAAACTGTATTGCGCTTTCACTTATCGGGAAGTAAGTGAAGTTAGTTGCGTTGAATTAAAGTGGCACCTTTCTCTCGTTCTGTTTTTTACGTTCTTCGTCACGAGTGTTGTCAAACAGTTGTGAATCAAACTTTtgaactttatacaaaatttagaaaacacaACAAATATTCTTCTAAATTTCGAATCGTTTAGGAAATTAATGGGTACGCCAAAATATggctcataaaattttaataaaacaagtttgatacaaattttaagtttgtataaagtttgatttACGAGTATATGGGTTTAGTTGAGGCATGAACaatgtttaaaacaaaataaaaatatttttgctccaaacaaaaatttaattttaaaatgaaaaacagcGCTATGCACTCAGTTATACTCGCCAGTGTATGTACTATACACGGGAAAATTATACCCgatatttttgttattctatCTTccctattgaaaacccctttgaAGAAATTTCAGATGGCTTTAACAATCATTTgagtacatttatttatatcggtataattataattataattatataattataataatatctccTGTCTAAGCTTGGATTTTGAGAAAGCTTTCGATCGAGTCGGCGTGCATATTGTTTTGCGCCAACTAGAGAAATGGAGCTTTGGCAACAGGATATATTATTTTGtcaaggcatttttttcgaatagGAAATTTAAAACGAAAGTAAATAACGTTTTTTCTAGTTTGCACGTTCTGCAGAATGGGATACCGCAAGGTTCTCCACTTTCGGTAACTTTGTTTACAATTGCGTTTGATGAAATTAGCCATATCAtttccaaatacaaaaacatttcgCACATTATTTATGCCGACgatgtattattattttctagaataagcaacttaaacTTAGTCAATAAGAGATTTACAGATATTCTAACCGACATCTCAAGATGGTCCATATGCTCAGGAGCGAATCTCTCGCTTAATAAATGTAAATCTTTTCATATATGTAGAAAGCATAAATGTAATAACTTAAATGtagtttataataatataaatattgtaaatgctCACAGCATACGATTTCTTGGAATTATCTTTGATAAACGTCTTACTTTTAAGGAACACTgtttagatttaaaaaagaacTTAGCTGCCAGGTTGAATATTATAAAGTATCTGTCATCTAAACATAGTCTTATACATACCACAAATCTGATAAATATTACTAGGGCTCTCATCTTGTCGAAAATCGATTATGGCTTGCCAATATACGGACACTGCGCCAAAAGTAATCTAAAGTTAATTTTCCCAACATACCACGCGGCCGTACGCAGAAGCATTCGAGCTTTTCCAACATCTCCGATACAGTACATATTGGTGGAAGCAGGCCTACCCAATATTCCGGAGAGAACAGAATATACCACAATGAGTCTCATCCCAAAACTTCTCTATTGCAACAATAACATTCTACATGAGGCCACCTCATCACTATTTGCTGCAAGGAAAGTGCAAAATCGCAAGTCAACTATACTAAGAGCATTGGAATATGCTAACAAACTGGGAATAACCTCACGACCACAATTAAGGCCCCCAATTAGCTCACCGCCTTGGCATTTGAGAAAGTCTTCAGTCCTTTTTGGTTTAGCAGCATTTCCTAAATCCAACACCAGTTCATTAGAATACCAGCGTAGGTTTGGAGAATACGTCGCACCATTTAAACCTGAATGGAAAATGATTTACACTGATGGTTCAAAAACTCTAGACCACACCGCGTTTGCAGTAGTGAATGCTGATGGTGAAACAATAACGAAAGGTCAACTACCTTACTACTGTTCTGTGTACACAGCAGAAGCTATAGCAATATACAATGCCATAATAGTTGCatcaaaaactaatgaaaaaacaATCATTTGTTCGGATAGCAAGTCTACAATATCAGGCATCATGAACATAAGAAATAAATCACCCCTTATTTCAAGCATACGGAGCATATTAATTGAGCATCAATATAAAgtcaaaattatgtggattcctGGCCACG
Coding sequences within:
- the LOC129236388 gene encoding uncharacterized protein LOC129236388 → MSLTASQAEPAEEEKPRPRWFEWVEKNALPKHFNFPRPKREVTRWQKRGPMTRRDWVRFYRWAVKNAAPREIPPPHCSDKPTTKATDVKKKKEKKKKTYTLAELLEHAAKISEPRDPREKYIYPPPPDYPYAPKISLKEPAKKDRGRPFAPPKVPKWFHHLELETEFWSTLRFPIIRAALNYKPTANMLRLALPRMVPPLRQHCPIPEPPIEEVPPRRRMTYRQWREHLRRLEYLAKPIIRPYYDDLYEYVY